The Ruania alba genome has a window encoding:
- a CDS encoding ribonuclease J translates to MSHPHPDLKPPGPLAQGALRIVPLGGLGEVGRNMAVLEFAGRLLVIDCGVLFPEDHQPGVDLILPDFSYIEDRMDQVEAIVLTHGHEDHIGAVPYLLRLRKDIPIVGSKLSLAFIAAKLKEHRIKPVLREVAEGQRQKVGPFDLEFVAVNHSIPDALAVAVRTPAGMVLHTGDFKMDQLPLDSRITDLRAFARLGEEGVDLFMTDSTNAEVPGFTTSERDIGPVLDGVFAQAEGRIVVASFSSHVHRVQQVLDAAHAHGRRVALVGRSMVRNMTIASELGYLKVPDGVLIDVKKIDDLPEDRMVLMCTGSQGEPMAALSRIANRDHRVSVGPGDTVILASSLIPGNENAVFRIINGLIRLGAKVVHQANARVHVSGHASAGELLYCYNIVRPKNVMPVHGEVRHLVANGALAVKTGVPPERVVLAEDGVVVDLVDGKARIAGAVPCGYVYVDGSSVGGVTEAELKDRRILGEEGFISIFAVVDSSTGAVVAGPELHVRGVAEGEDKLAEIVPEITKALKEAAEGGNADTHQMQQVVRRVVGRYASSRLRRRPMIIPVVVES, encoded by the coding sequence ATGAGCCACCCCCACCCCGACCTCAAGCCTCCCGGGCCCCTGGCGCAGGGAGCGCTGCGCATCGTTCCCCTCGGAGGGCTCGGTGAGGTCGGGCGGAACATGGCGGTGCTGGAGTTCGCCGGCCGTCTGCTGGTGATCGACTGCGGCGTGCTCTTCCCCGAGGACCACCAGCCCGGGGTCGACCTGATCCTGCCGGACTTCAGCTACATCGAGGACCGGATGGACCAGGTCGAGGCCATCGTGCTCACGCACGGTCACGAGGATCACATCGGTGCTGTCCCGTACCTCCTGCGATTGCGCAAGGACATCCCGATCGTGGGCTCCAAGCTGTCGCTCGCCTTCATCGCCGCCAAGCTCAAGGAGCACCGGATCAAGCCGGTGCTGCGTGAGGTGGCCGAGGGGCAGAGGCAGAAGGTCGGGCCGTTCGACCTGGAGTTCGTGGCGGTGAACCACTCGATCCCGGACGCTCTGGCCGTCGCGGTACGTACGCCGGCAGGGATGGTGCTGCACACCGGCGACTTCAAGATGGATCAGCTTCCGCTGGACTCGCGCATCACCGATCTCCGCGCTTTTGCCCGCCTCGGCGAAGAGGGCGTGGACCTGTTCATGACCGACTCCACGAACGCCGAGGTGCCGGGGTTCACCACCTCCGAGCGGGACATCGGTCCGGTGCTGGACGGCGTCTTCGCCCAGGCCGAGGGCCGGATCGTGGTGGCCTCGTTCTCCTCGCACGTGCACCGCGTGCAGCAGGTGCTCGATGCCGCCCATGCCCACGGTCGCCGAGTGGCGCTGGTGGGCCGGTCCATGGTGCGGAACATGACGATCGCCTCCGAACTGGGCTACCTCAAGGTGCCGGACGGGGTGCTGATCGACGTCAAGAAGATCGACGACCTGCCCGAGGACCGGATGGTCCTGATGTGCACGGGCTCCCAGGGGGAGCCGATGGCGGCGCTCTCCCGGATCGCGAACCGCGACCATCGGGTCTCGGTGGGTCCGGGCGACACGGTGATCCTCGCGTCCTCCCTGATCCCCGGCAACGAGAACGCGGTGTTCCGGATCATCAACGGGCTGATCCGCCTCGGGGCCAAGGTGGTGCACCAGGCCAATGCGCGCGTGCACGTCTCTGGGCATGCGTCGGCCGGTGAGCTGCTCTACTGCTACAACATCGTGCGTCCGAAGAACGTGATGCCGGTGCACGGTGAGGTCCGGCACTTGGTAGCGAACGGGGCGCTCGCGGTGAAGACGGGCGTCCCGCCGGAGCGGGTGGTGCTTGCCGAGGACGGCGTGGTGGTCGATCTCGTGGACGGGAAGGCCAGGATCGCCGGCGCGGTCCCGTGCGGGTACGTCTATGTGGATGGATCCTCCGTCGGCGGGGTGACCGAGGCCGAGCTCAAGGACCGTCGCATCCTCGGTGAAGAAGGGTTCATCTCGATCTTCGCCGTGGTCGACTCCTCCACCGGCGCCGTGGTGGCCGGACCCGAGCTGCATGTGCGTGGCGTGGCCGAGGGGGAGGACAAGCTGGCCGAGATCGTGCCGGAGATCACCAAGGCGTTGAAGGAAGCCGCCGAGGGTGGCAACGCCGATACGCATCAGATGCAGCAGGTGGTGCGCCGGGTGGTCGGTCGCTATGCCTCGAGCCGGCTGCGGCGGCGGCCGATGATCATCCCGGTGGTCGTGGAGTCCTGA
- a CDS encoding TetR/AcrR family transcriptional regulator gives MARPRQYDDAVRRRLLDHASRLISTHGADRFSLRQLAGAAETTTAAVYTLFGGRDELVHAVVDEGFTRFAEHLQSVAPSDDPSADLFELGLAYRRSALADPHFYRVLFGPGTLRSGTDSTAHPTFRVLVTAVARVHPDTDDAHVETEALRLWALVHGLVGLELAGLLPGDADEQDQRYRAALLGTAAHDLRTGTS, from the coding sequence GTGGCCAGACCTCGCCAGTACGACGACGCCGTTCGACGACGCCTGCTCGACCATGCCTCGCGGCTGATCTCCACCCATGGCGCCGACAGGTTCTCGCTGCGGCAGCTCGCCGGCGCCGCGGAGACCACCACAGCCGCCGTGTACACGCTCTTCGGCGGGCGGGACGAGCTCGTGCACGCTGTGGTGGACGAGGGCTTCACGCGGTTCGCGGAACACCTGCAGTCCGTGGCACCGAGCGACGATCCGTCGGCCGACCTCTTCGAGTTGGGGCTGGCATATCGGCGCAGTGCCCTCGCCGACCCGCACTTCTACCGGGTGCTGTTCGGTCCCGGCACCCTACGCTCCGGGACCGATAGCACCGCGCACCCCACGTTCAGGGTGCTCGTGACCGCGGTCGCCCGGGTGCACCCGGACACCGACGACGCGCACGTCGAGACCGAAGCGCTGCGGCTCTGGGCGCTCGTGCACGGCCTGGTCGGGCTCGAGCTGGCCGGCCTGCTGCCGGGCGACGCCGACGAGCAGGACCAGCGCTACCGGGCCGCGCTGCTCGGCACCGCCGCGCACGACCTCAGGACGGGCACCAGCTGA
- a CDS encoding FtsK/SpoIIIE family DNA translocase: protein MATRTTSPARSAAPGRKKSASATKANASRSRGKSTAPPKPPLPIRIVRGLWMGTAHVVGGTARSIGSGAKGLDPAHRRDGLAFLLLALAVIVAVREWFGLSGDAGDWVHAAAAGGVGLLSVVIPLILVFLAIRLMRHPDRGEVNGRITIGLSAIVVSVCGLVHVASGLPAPPDWFDVFAAGGLIGWVAANPISAALTIWVTIPLLVLLGFFGLLVVTATPVAAIPRRFRQGLDWITGQDVDAEVNDDASHDSEVAPADGDDLAATAVSKRRKRARKAGAEPAVEPGAFHGDEAFEQAAELAPDDAAPAPRPGRGAAPAAPPEASAEPAPEELAAPPTEALPARAEQLVLDPGMTYTLPGDETLLQGPPHKTRSAANDRVVEALTAVLTDFGVNAEVTGFTRGPTVTRYEVELGAGVKVERVTALSKNIAYAVASADVRILSPIPGKKAIGIEIPNADRETVALGDVLRSGPARRTEHPMVMGVGKDVEGGYVVANLAKMPHMLVAGATGAGKSSFVNSMITSIMMRATPEEVRMVLVDPKRVELTIYEGIPHLITPIITNPKKAAEALEWVVREMDTRYDDLATYGYKHIDDFNQGVRSGKVKPLPGSERTITPYPYLLVIVDELADLMMVAPRDVEASIQRITQLARAAGIHLVLATQRPSVDVVTGLIKANVPSRLAFATSSLADSRVVLDQPGAEKLIGQGDALFLPMGAAKPMRVQGAWVTESEVHAVVDHVKAQLKPNYREDVVVPQVKKQVDEDIGDDLDLLLQAAELVVTTQFGSTSMLQRKLRVGFAKAGRLMDLLESREIVGPSEGSKARDVMVQPDDLPATLATLRGETPPADAAGSADAAGSAESEPAAAAGGGVVYDDAHYSGSRGAFGDSDDYGSAYADDDAEESESEDAWALTDRR from the coding sequence ATGGCGACCCGTACGACTTCCCCCGCACGGTCCGCCGCACCAGGACGCAAGAAGAGCGCGAGCGCCACCAAGGCGAACGCGTCGCGTTCTCGCGGAAAGAGCACGGCACCACCCAAGCCACCGCTGCCGATCCGGATCGTGCGGGGCCTGTGGATGGGCACGGCGCATGTGGTCGGCGGGACCGCCCGCTCGATCGGATCCGGTGCCAAGGGACTCGACCCTGCCCACCGGCGGGACGGGCTCGCCTTCCTGCTCCTCGCGCTTGCCGTGATCGTCGCCGTCCGGGAGTGGTTCGGTCTCTCCGGGGACGCCGGTGACTGGGTGCACGCCGCTGCTGCCGGCGGGGTGGGCCTGCTGTCCGTGGTGATCCCACTGATCCTGGTCTTCCTCGCCATCCGGCTGATGCGGCATCCGGACCGCGGAGAGGTGAACGGCCGCATCACCATCGGGTTGAGCGCGATCGTGGTCTCGGTGTGTGGCCTGGTGCACGTGGCGTCGGGACTGCCCGCGCCACCGGACTGGTTCGACGTGTTCGCCGCCGGTGGCCTCATCGGGTGGGTCGCGGCCAATCCGATCTCGGCAGCCCTGACGATCTGGGTCACGATCCCGCTGCTGGTGCTGCTCGGGTTCTTCGGACTGCTGGTGGTCACGGCCACTCCGGTGGCAGCGATCCCGCGACGCTTCCGGCAAGGTCTGGACTGGATCACCGGGCAGGACGTCGATGCCGAGGTGAACGATGATGCGAGCCACGACAGTGAGGTCGCGCCCGCTGACGGTGATGATCTGGCCGCCACGGCGGTGAGCAAGCGCCGCAAACGAGCCCGCAAGGCTGGCGCCGAACCTGCCGTGGAGCCGGGTGCGTTCCACGGCGACGAGGCGTTCGAGCAGGCTGCTGAGCTTGCCCCTGACGACGCAGCACCGGCCCCGAGGCCTGGTCGCGGTGCGGCACCAGCGGCACCGCCGGAGGCTTCGGCGGAGCCGGCACCCGAGGAACTGGCTGCCCCGCCGACGGAGGCACTGCCGGCCCGGGCGGAACAGCTCGTGCTCGACCCTGGCATGACCTATACGCTTCCGGGCGACGAGACGCTGCTCCAGGGACCACCGCACAAGACCCGGTCCGCAGCGAACGACCGCGTGGTCGAGGCACTCACCGCGGTGCTCACCGACTTCGGCGTGAACGCCGAAGTGACCGGGTTCACCCGCGGTCCCACGGTCACGCGCTACGAGGTGGAGCTCGGCGCCGGCGTGAAGGTGGAACGGGTCACCGCGCTGAGCAAGAACATCGCCTATGCGGTGGCGTCGGCGGACGTGCGGATCCTCTCTCCGATCCCGGGCAAGAAGGCCATCGGTATCGAGATCCCGAACGCGGACCGCGAGACGGTGGCCCTGGGCGATGTGCTGCGTTCCGGACCGGCGCGGCGCACCGAGCACCCGATGGTGATGGGTGTGGGTAAGGATGTCGAGGGCGGCTACGTGGTGGCGAACTTGGCGAAGATGCCGCACATGCTCGTGGCTGGTGCCACTGGTGCCGGTAAGTCCTCGTTCGTGAACTCGATGATCACCTCGATCATGATGCGTGCCACTCCGGAGGAGGTCCGGATGGTGCTGGTGGACCCGAAGCGGGTCGAACTCACGATCTACGAGGGCATTCCGCACCTGATCACACCAATCATCACCAACCCGAAGAAGGCAGCCGAGGCCCTCGAATGGGTCGTTCGGGAGATGGACACCCGGTACGACGATCTGGCGACCTACGGGTACAAGCACATCGATGACTTCAACCAGGGGGTGCGTAGCGGCAAGGTGAAGCCGCTGCCGGGTAGCGAACGCACGATCACCCCCTACCCGTACCTGCTGGTGATCGTGGACGAGCTCGCCGACCTGATGATGGTGGCACCGCGTGACGTGGAGGCCTCCATCCAGCGGATCACTCAGCTCGCGCGCGCTGCGGGGATCCACCTGGTGCTCGCCACCCAGCGCCCCAGCGTCGATGTGGTGACCGGTCTGATCAAGGCGAACGTTCCCTCACGGCTGGCGTTCGCGACCTCCTCGCTTGCGGACTCGCGCGTGGTGCTCGATCAGCCCGGCGCCGAGAAGCTCATCGGACAGGGTGACGCGCTGTTCCTCCCGATGGGTGCGGCCAAGCCCATGCGTGTGCAGGGTGCCTGGGTCACCGAGTCCGAGGTGCACGCCGTGGTCGACCACGTCAAGGCTCAGCTCAAGCCGAACTATCGCGAGGACGTGGTGGTTCCGCAGGTGAAGAAGCAGGTGGACGAGGACATCGGCGACGACCTCGACCTGCTCCTGCAGGCGGCCGAGCTCGTGGTGACCACACAGTTCGGATCCACCTCGATGCTGCAGCGCAAGCTGCGTGTCGGGTTCGCCAAGGCGGGTCGCCTGATGGACCTGCTGGAGTCGCGGGAGATCGTCGGCCCCTCGGAGGGATCCAAGGCGCGCGACGTGATGGTGCAACCGGACGATCTGCCCGCGACATTGGCCACCTTGCGAGGCGAGACTCCGCCGGCCGACGCCGCCGGGTCCGCCGACGCCGCCGGGTCCGCCGAGAGTGAGCCTGCCGCTGCCGCGGGCGGTGGTGTCGTCTACGACGACGCCCACTACAGCGGGTCCCGTGGTGCGTTCGGCGACAGTGACGACTACGGCAGCGCCTATGCCGACGATGACGCCGAGGAGTCCGAGTCCGAGGACGCCTGGGCGCTCACCGACCGCCGGTGA